From Elephas maximus indicus isolate mEleMax1 chromosome 25, mEleMax1 primary haplotype, whole genome shotgun sequence, the proteins below share one genomic window:
- the DEFB115 gene encoding beta-defensin 115: protein MLPACSSPFSRDIKLLFLALAVTVVLAQAAPDGWVKKCYRKIGRCRGTCKEDEKRRGTCGRKKFCCVPKSKYPFQSYPKKEELSSKAMGLLGTPDYRILSHYNKSLKAL from the exons ATGTTGCCTGCTTGTTCTTCACCCTTCTCAAGAGACATTAAACTCCTGTTCCTGGCCTTAGCTGTCACTGTGGTCCTGGCTCAGGCTGCTCCAG atGGATGGGTCAAAAAGTGCTACCGAAAAATTGGCAGATGCAGGGGAACTTGCAAAGAAGATGAGAAGAGGAGGGGAACATGTGGGAGAAAGAAATTTTGCTGTGTCCCTAAATCAAAGTACCCATTTCAAAGTTATCCTAAAAAAGAAGAACTGTCAAGCAAGGCTATGGGTCTACTTGGGACTCCTGACTACAGGATTCTAAGTCATTATAACAAGTCATTGAAAGCCCTCTAG